A window of Apium graveolens cultivar Ventura chromosome 8, ASM990537v1, whole genome shotgun sequence contains these coding sequences:
- the LOC141677858 gene encoding uncharacterized protein LOC141677858 isoform X2: MSRCEAVSINLQLIKLGSTYIGTNARRFGFTTLFTTTCYYLRTQFEGSELENVNIKFWDCIDGTPSSSESKNNLTSFMLLRYQIHLKIMFSQLGSAKILTLDLVTLQALSQIFYILAHLGCPFYNLKYLKIPHGYEESSMSRYVIRYLLSGSPSATIVRTLSRNDATPQMERAVSFITQCGVLEEPLPTTTVEINDYRYPYRRINFGVIDMRVPKENWGENSVLVADKVTQTEAPVSGASRDWADSCEKSNSVLWQGHEVNSEYVGMLDLIKEKYPYTFQDLPKKNEKLLTVKLNTLCSSVNAFFKTSMAEVDTEMITEYKILFTTLGSWGFNTNWLLSHVSYIENLHELNASDYRIDDAKNKLQELQTLLAEKSTNSESFQTMGISNASTAAYIGDGLP; encoded by the exons ATGTCCAGATGCGAAGCTGTTTCCATTAATCTCCAGCTAATCAAGCTAGGATCAACATATATCGGAACAAATGCAAGGCGTTTTGGATTTACTACATTGTTTACTACTACATGTTACTATTTACGCACACA ATTTGAAGGTTCTGAGCTGGAGAATGTAAACATCAAATTCTGGGATTGCATAGATGGCACGCCATCTTCTTCAGAAAGTAAGAATAACCTTACATCGTTCATGTTGCTACGATATCAGATCCATTTGAAAATTATGTTCTCACAACTGGGAAGTGCTAAGATTCTTACCCTTGACTTGGTGACCCTTCAG GCACTGTCTCAAATCTTCTACATTCTTGCACATCTGGGCTGCCCGTTTTATAATTTGAAGTATTTGAAGATACCACATGGATATGAAGAATCAAGTATGTCTAGATATGTCATACGGTATTTACTCAGTGGCTCTCCAAGTGCAACCATTGTCAGAACATTGTCTCGG AACGATGCGACTCCTCAAATGGAACGAGCTGTTTCCTTTATAACACAATGTGGAGTGCTAGAAGAACCCTTACCAACTACAACTGTGGAAATTAATGATTATCGGTACCCATATAGACGCATAAATTTTGGTGTTATTGATATGAGGGTTCCAAAAGAAAATTGGGGGGAGAATTCTGTACTAGTTGCCGACAAGGTCACACAGACTGAAGCTCCAGTTTCAGGGGCAAGCAGAGATTGGGCGGACTCTTGTGAGAAAAGTAATTCTGTTTTATGGCAGGGCCATGAGGTTAATTCTGAGTATGTAGGCATGCTTGATCTTATCAAAGAAAAGTATCCCTATACCTTTCAGGATTTACCCAAAAAAAATGAGAAGCTTTTGACCGTGAAGCTGAATACTCTGTGTTCCTCAGTGAATGCCTTTTTTAAGACCTCAATGGCTGAGGTTGACACTGAGATGATCACTGAGTACAAAATTCTTTTTACTACCTTGGGATCATGGGGATTCAATACAAATTGGCTACTGAGCCATGTATCCTATATTGAAAATCTCCATGAACTAAATGCAAGTGACTATCGTATTGATGATGCCAAAAACAAATTACAAGAGCTTCAGACTCTGCTTGCTGAGAAGAGTACAAATTCAGAGAGCTTTCAGACAATGGGTATCAGCAATGCTTCTACTGCTGCCTACATTGGAGATGGTTTACCGTAG
- the LOC141677858 gene encoding uncharacterized protein LOC141677858 isoform X1 yields MDRQMKKARTEDEDLISTLPDDLIHRIMLFMDTRFAVQTCVLSRRWEFIWTTLPFLSFDGNKHRYKNISKFLDHFFSCRNRQSPIMKLELCAGNGVDVRSMKKYIGYAISYKLEHLHVNSNHFRTLPTFSSKTLKVLDLTMNYVRAMESLCVSLPSLTTLLLKCCNKNKPSKFPNSVLTCLPALTTLGLINFEFPNFFSLPGLTTLRLESCILPQQVWDFPALLNLELSNVVFPGNTSDYFLALISLQNLAIDFGGQKIGCFVVSSSQLLNLEIRVSLYNVDLDKGKVVVLAPKLRNYNAIGFFLTRFEGSELENVNIKFWDCIDGTPSSSESKNNLTSFMLLRYQIHLKIMFSQLGSAKILTLDLVTLQALSQIFYILAHLGCPFYNLKYLKIPHGYEESSMSRYVIRYLLSGSPSATIVRTLSRNDATPQMERAVSFITQCGVLEEPLPTTTVEINDYRYPYRRINFGVIDMRVPKENWGENSVLVADKVTQTEAPVSGASRDWADSCEKSNSVLWQGHEVNSEYVGMLDLIKEKYPYTFQDLPKKNEKLLTVKLNTLCSSVNAFFKTSMAEVDTEMITEYKILFTTLGSWGFNTNWLLSHVSYIENLHELNASDYRIDDAKNKLQELQTLLAEKSTNSESFQTMGISNASTAAYIGDGLP; encoded by the exons ATGGATAGACAGATGAAGAAGGCGAGGACGGAAGATGAAGATCTAATCAGTACGCTGCCTGATGATCTGATTCATCGAATAATGCTATTTATGGATACTCGTTTCGCCGTTCAAACTTGTGTTCTGTCCAGACGATGGGAGTTTATTTGGACTACTCTCCCATTTCTCAGTTTCGATGGCAATAAGCACCGGTACAAGAATATTTCCAAATTCCTTGACCATTTCTTTTCTTGCCGAAACCGTCAATCTCCAATTATGAAACTTGAGCTCTGCGCTGGTAATGGTGTGGATGTACGTTCCATGAAAAAGTATATAGGGTACGCAATTTCGTACAAACTCGAACATTTACATGTCAATTCAAATCATTTTCGTACATTACCTACATTCAGCTCTAAAACGCTAAAAGTACTCGATCTTACAATGAATTATGTCAGAGCTATGGAATCACTTTGTGTGTCTCTACCTAGCCTAACAACTCTACTTTTGAAGTGCTGCAATAAAAATAAACCCTCCAAATTTCCAAATTCAGTTTTGACGTGTTTGCCTGCCTTGACAACACTAGGCCTTATCAATTTTGAGTTTCCCAATTTTTTCAGTTTGCCTGGCTTAACAACTCTCCGCTTAGAATCCTGCATTTTGCCCCAACAAGTTTGGGATTTTCCAGCTTTATTGAATTTAGAGCTTAGTAATGTGGTCTTTCCTGGGAATACGAGTGACTACTTCCTTGCCCTTATAAGTCTACAGAATCTCGCCATAGATTTTGGTGGACAAAAAATAGGATGTTTTGTTGTATCTAGTTCCCAATTGTTGAACCTGGAAATCAGGGTGTCCTTGTATAATGTTGATTTAGATAAGGGAAAAGTTGTGGTGTTGGCACCCAAACTCCGTAATTACAATGCTATTGGTTTCTTTTTGACAAGATTTGAAGGTTCTGAGCTGGAGAATGTAAACATCAAATTCTGGGATTGCATAGATGGCACGCCATCTTCTTCAGAAAGTAAGAATAACCTTACATCGTTCATGTTGCTACGATATCAGATCCATTTGAAAATTATGTTCTCACAACTGGGAAGTGCTAAGATTCTTACCCTTGACTTGGTGACCCTTCAG GCACTGTCTCAAATCTTCTACATTCTTGCACATCTGGGCTGCCCGTTTTATAATTTGAAGTATTTGAAGATACCACATGGATATGAAGAATCAAGTATGTCTAGATATGTCATACGGTATTTACTCAGTGGCTCTCCAAGTGCAACCATTGTCAGAACATTGTCTCGG AACGATGCGACTCCTCAAATGGAACGAGCTGTTTCCTTTATAACACAATGTGGAGTGCTAGAAGAACCCTTACCAACTACAACTGTGGAAATTAATGATTATCGGTACCCATATAGACGCATAAATTTTGGTGTTATTGATATGAGGGTTCCAAAAGAAAATTGGGGGGAGAATTCTGTACTAGTTGCCGACAAGGTCACACAGACTGAAGCTCCAGTTTCAGGGGCAAGCAGAGATTGGGCGGACTCTTGTGAGAAAAGTAATTCTGTTTTATGGCAGGGCCATGAGGTTAATTCTGAGTATGTAGGCATGCTTGATCTTATCAAAGAAAAGTATCCCTATACCTTTCAGGATTTACCCAAAAAAAATGAGAAGCTTTTGACCGTGAAGCTGAATACTCTGTGTTCCTCAGTGAATGCCTTTTTTAAGACCTCAATGGCTGAGGTTGACACTGAGATGATCACTGAGTACAAAATTCTTTTTACTACCTTGGGATCATGGGGATTCAATACAAATTGGCTACTGAGCCATGTATCCTATATTGAAAATCTCCATGAACTAAATGCAAGTGACTATCGTATTGATGATGCCAAAAACAAATTACAAGAGCTTCAGACTCTGCTTGCTGAGAAGAGTACAAATTCAGAGAGCTTTCAGACAATGGGTATCAGCAATGCTTCTACTGCTGCCTACATTGGAGATGGTTTACCGTAG